The genomic region ACAAATTATGTTCAATACCGTCTTAGAGAAGCTCTTCAAAATCACTAACATTTCCCTCTAAATCAAACCAAACACTACTCATTCTTTGAGAGTTACAGTATTTCGAAATAACACTTAAGCTTATTTGATCGAACAACACCCTTTCAGTACCTGTTTGAGCTCTTTCTAGTTTTACTGATGTCTCTTTGTATTTTCATTAGTAGGTTTGTTCTACATCAGAGGGTGAGAATGGTTTTgagagttgaagaagataaataatcttCAGATATACACGTTAAAAGTCATTTGAGAtgtatttagattttttttaatttttttttaactttatgaGGTCGAAATTGGCATTGCATGAGGgtatataaattatttaatattaaattttaatacggggtgtattcaacattatgtggggtgctaataaaaaaagtCTTGTTGGAAATATGAAGTTAAATTAGAAAGTCAAAACCATATCtagacaattttattttttttgggtgaaaaacctTAGTTGTACAAGGGAAAATTTTTTgataatgaaaaaaagaaattacacCTAGTTACGGGGGACTAAAACCTTACCCTCATAatacaagaaacaaaaaaggagaaaacttaTATGAAAACGAAGAGGTGACATAAAACTTACCCTCTAGAaccgaaaacaaaaaagatacaAGGAAAAGAAGGGAGGGTGGGATATGAAACCTAACCCCTCTAAAGCCCAAGGGTTTAAACCTGTAAACAAGTCGAACAACACCACAaggtaaggaaaaaaaaaaaagaaagtaagaCAAACATATATGTCGAGATGCACTTTTGAGAAACAAAAGCCAAACAAGCCAACATAGTCTGAAAACAAAGTAGCATGAGTTGTTGGGGGAGGAGAATCATGCCATAATAAATGTGGAGAACACAAGCCCATATTAGCAAAATGATCCCCAAAAACATTTCATTTGCGATAtatgtgagaagtgtagaaagTTATCTTCTGAATCGATCCAAACAAATATAACATTGCGTACGAAGAGGCCAAGGAAaatcataattagtcaattggAGAACGAAAATAACACTAGAAGAGTTACTTTCCAGCCAAAAACAATGCCAACCCTAATGAATAATTGCTAATAActctacaaaaaaataaaaaagggttgTGATGACCAATACTTTGGTAGAAATCTCTAAGAAAATGACCATGGCAATCTTTGAAAACTGTATTAAGTTTAATCCAAGAAAACCAAGAGGAGACCAAAGCACATGAAGAATAGTAGGCACCTTGCTAGGGATAGGTCAGATTCCCATAGAATAAATGATACGAGTGTCAACACCCTGAGAGTAACCAGGATTAAACTTCAACAATTCAAACCATCTATATTTGTAAGCcttgattcatagatcatccttacaaaaattcaattcaatccgaaatcatttgcctatttaattatcacgatgAGATTTCAATGATTCTTAGAGAACAAggtgttcgtcaatttctttgaactcaattagatgcttcaaatatttccaatttggctaatattttgtaaggatgatctacgaggtatgttgatgcacaaaatcggcgaggactttggtacaacaaaaagtgtcaagtttgtgaccttcgctaggtcGCTCTGGTCATCaatgtggataagtatgtaaatgaatagagacagggaagcaaacaacacaagatgtacgtggttcacccagattggctacgtccacggagtagaggagttctcattagttgtgaagggtttacacaaatacataggttcagcCTCTCTTtaagtgagttctagtgaatagtttagtataaatgacattagggattattgtgggagaatgatccccttttatagaagagagtttctagctttgttctgacattgacacgtgtcgtattgtgattggcctctgatatcaaCAAGTGTTGCGCTGTAATTGGCCTCCGATActgacatgtgtcgtgttgtgattggcctcttggttggaggaaaagtcttgtgggtccttgatggtatgctgttgaccggtgcttagtagtttcgggattggccaagtatggtacaaacaaggtacaacttgaaaaattgACGGTTCAAattgttaaagttcgatgtggtgtGGGCCTCCCAACTAatccccatatatatatatatatatatatatatatatatatataaggattcCTTCCCTTAGatgcttcatatatatatatatattatattttttttagaaaaccttGACAGTATGAgtagaattttaatgataacgAAAAAGAAGTTACACCTAGTTAGAGGGACATAAAACTTACCATTCTAGAAATAAGAACAATAAAGATACAAGGAAAAAGAGGGAGTATGAAACCTAACCCCTCTAAACCCAAACCTATAAAACAGATTAAGCAACATCACaaggttaagaaaaaaaaaacaagaaaatgagtcAAACCTATATGCAAATATGCAAATTAATTTGAGAAGTGGTAGACAGGAAAGCCAACATAGTCTGAAAACAATGCAACTCTAcaccaataataataattaataattttgcAAAGAAAGAGTTATGATGGTCAATCCCTTGGCAGAAACCACCAAAAATTTGACCATGATAATCCCTGGAAACTCCTCCACAagctatacacacacacacacatatgtatgtcacacacacacacacacacacacacacacacacacacccgcatacacacacacacacatacacacacacacacacacacacacacacacacacacacacacacatacatacataaatacataaatacataTAGTTCCGTTTCTTTGAGAGATccctaaaataatttatttgagGGACATCTTGTGTTGTTCATTCATTAACATTTTTCAACAATTCAAACGgtctatattttagtacatcatCCATGTATATGTCATTCTTGtaaaaattagataaatctAAATCGATTAGAACATCCAATTGCATACATTTTTTTCAAGGAAACGCTAATATCACTACCAATTAATCCAACAAACAATGGTTTcagattttaatcattttttgtgGAAATAATCTATGAGggaaatataaaaaatgaacaGTTGAATCGTTAAAATACAGTGCAGAGTCACGTTATAAATGATCAAACCCTCAACAGAAGGAAGGGACTATATGTGCTAACGCAAAGTTGGTTGTACATAAATAACATGCGACACTGTTGAGAAGTCAATGATATCATTCCTGATATCTTGGCTTAGTTTTAGGAAACTATCTTGTAAAttgtttgtaatttatttgtgATTATCTGTAAACCCTAGAATGTAGGATAGGTTACTTCTTCGGCAAGTACTCTCTTTGTATAAAGTCTCTTAGTAtcaattgaagaaattaatCTTCTGCAAAATATTCTTTGCACtttttacatggtatcagagctaggCTGAAAACCTAGTTCCTTCTGCTGCCTTTTGTTTCTCTGTTCTTTTCCGTCGTTTGCCATGGCTACCGACGCTGTTTCTGGAAGCAATTCCGATGCAAAGGCTAATGTTTCCAACCCTTTTTTTATTCATCATTCTGATCATCCAGCCATGATGCTGGTTTCAAAGCCCTTGAATGGGGATAATTATTCAACTTGGTCTCGTGCTATGAAGATCTCTTTGAGTGCCAAAACCAaactttgttttgttgatgGCACTGTCCTTCAACCTTCTGTCAAGACCAAGCCGGACGATCACGCTTCATGGCAGAGATGCAACGACATGATTGTAGCATGGATTATTAATTCCATTGACTCGGATATTGCTGACAGTATCCTTTATATGACTGATGCTCATGCAATTTGGGAAGAATTATGTGAGCGCTATTGCCAAAGTAATGCTCCTCGAATTTTTCAACTACAACGAGACATTGCTTCACTTACATAAGATCAACTCTCTATTGCTGCATACTATACGAAGATGAAAAGTTTATGGGATGAGTTGTCGTCCTACAGTGACTCCATTTCTTGCACTTGTGGAGCACAGAATGAGAGGAACAAGTTGATGCAGTTTCTCATAGGACTTAACGACTCCTATAGTGCTGTTCGAGGGCAGCTTCTGTTGATAAATCCTCTTCCAACTGTTCGTCAAGCCTATGCATCGATTTCCCAGGAAGAGAATCAAAGAAGCCTTGCTTCTTCCTGAGTTACTACAGGCACAGCAGCCATGGCTGTGCGTCACAGTGGTTCGAAATCTTCTAATCGCAAACCCTTGCATTGTACTCATTGTGATCAAGACTACCATACCATTGATACCTGCTATCAACTTCATGGGTATCCACTAGGACACCGTTTGCATAAGGTTAAGCCACAGAAAGGGAACCATCGTCCTAAGACGGAGCGGGGTTCTTCCTCGGCAAATCATGTCTTGGAAAATGCAGCCACCAAAGAGGAAATGCAGCCACCAACAGATTCTTCAAATCATGAATGGTCAGGGTAGTGATGAACAGCCACAGGCCAATGCCAATGCCGCCAAGACAGGTTTGTCGAATCCCTCTTTGCACCTCCATCGATGGATAATCAATAGTGGTGCAACGGATCATATCACTTACTCACCAAAATTGTAAACTAATGGTGTTGAAAATAAGAAACTGTCACCTATTTTGTTACCCAGTGGAGAGACAACCCGCATACTTTCCACCGGTCACATTCCTTTGAGTTTTACTTTTAGATTGCAAGATGTGCTATGTGTGCCTACCTTTAAAGTAGATTTGATGTCAGTAAGTCGTATTACGAGTGGATTGCATTGTTCAGtaactttctttccttcttggtgtgttatGCAGGACCTAACGACGAGGACGGTGATTGGTTTGGGTAATCGAAGAGGCGGGCTGTACTACTTGGTGGCCTTGGCTCCTGCGCAATCTCAGCATCCTCGGCGATTCTGCAACCTTGTGCTTTCACCTAAGGAGCTATGGCATCGGCGTTTAGGTCACTTGTCAGCCCCTCGTTTAGATTTCATGTCCAAACAATTGTTACATTTCCCTTTTGCATCTAATAATGCTTGTGATGTTTGCCCTTTAGCCAAGCAACATCGATTACCTTTTCATGTTAGTTCTATTTCTTCTAATAAaccttttgttttgattcattgtGATATCTGGGGACCCTTTAAAGTTGCATCTACTTCTCGAGCAAAGTATTTTTTAACCATTGTAGACGATTATTCTCGCTTCACATGGATTTTCCTTATGCAACACAAAAATGAAACACAATCTATtctcaagaatttttttttcatttgtcaaAACTCAATTTAACACTTCTATTCATCAAATTTGTGTTGACAATGGTGGGGAATTTTTGTCTCTTCGTGACTTCTTTAAAGATCATGGAGTGATTTACCAACATTCTTGCGTTTATAcgcctcaacaaaatggggtcgTAGAACGCAAGCATCGCCATATACTTGAAACCGCTCATGCCTTGCGTTTTCAAGCTAATCTTCCCCTCCATTTTTGGGGTGAATGTGTGCTCACAGCCGTTCATCTCATTAACCGTCTTCCCACACCCATTCTTTCCAAGAAAACGCCTTTTGAACGTTTATATTCTACACCTCCTACTTTTTCACACCTTAGAGTCTTTGGTTGCCTTGCTTTTGCCACTGATGTTAATGTGAATCACAAATTTTCTCCTCGTGCCCACAAATGCATTTTTATAGGATATCCTATTGGTCAGAAAGCCTACAAGTTATATAACCTCACCACTCACCAAATCTTTACTAGTCGTGATGTTGTCTTCCATGAAAACATCTTTCCTTATCAAACCTCGCCTTCTTCTTCCCCTCAACCTGTGTCTTCACCTGTCCCACTTATTTCACCTCACTTACCTGATCCCGTgtcacaccccccccccccccccgacccTATGATTCCACTTGAGTCGTCCCCTTCCGCTGCCGGCTCTCCCACGCCTCCTGCACCGCTTCTTGCATCTGCCGTTCCTGACCTCCCAACGTCAGCGCCTGCTCCTGCCCTGGTGCTCCGTCGCTCTAGCCGTCATTCTTCTCCGCCACCCAAGTTACGTGATTATGATTGTCTTACTCTCAAGCTTACCCAACCACATCCTCCATCGTCTTCGTCGTCTGATCACACTCCAGGTACACGGTATCCACTCGATAATTACCTTACTTACCATCGTTTCTCACCTGCACAGCAATCTTCCCTTCCCCATATTACTCAACAGGTTGAACCCCGGAGTTATGAGGAAGCTGCTCGTTTTCCTCATTGGCAAGCTGCCATGGCTTCTGAATTAGAGGCATTGGAAGCTAACCAAACTTGGTCTCTTACTTCCCTTCCCCGTGGCAAAACACCCATTGGCTGCCGTTGGGTTTACAAGATTAAGCACCATTCTGATGGCTCCATTGAGCGCTATAAGGCACGTTTGGTTGCCAAGGGCTATACCCAGCTTGAAGGTGTTGACTTCCATGACCCGTTTTCTCCTATTGCCAAGATGGTCACTGTTTGGTGTTTATTGGCTCTTGTTGCTTCACGGCAGTGGTCTCTTCATCAGTTAGACGTTAACAACGCTTTTCTTCATCGTGACCTTCATGAAGAAATTTATATGACTCCTCCTCCAGGTtttcggcgacagggggagaactTGGTTTGTCGCCTCAGCAAGTCTTTATATGGGTTGAAACAAGCTTCCCGTCAATGGTTTGCAAAGTTTTCTGACTCTATTCAATCCACTGGTTTTGAACAATCCAAGGCTGACTACTCGTTATTTACCCGGAAACAAGGCAAGTCTTTTACAGCCCTCctaatttatgttgatgatattttgaCTACGGGGAATGATTCGAATGCTATCGATGCCCTAAAACAGTTCCTTAATGgtcgttttaaaatcaaagatctTGGCAATCTAAAGTACTTTCTTGGGATCGAAGTATCACGTTCTAAGAAAGGAGTCTTTATTTCCCAACGAAAGTATGCTTTAGAAATATTAAAAGAtggaggtcttttgggagctcgcCCCATTGAATTTCCCATGGAACAAAATCTTAAGTTATCAGACAATGGTGCAATTCTCAAAGACCCGGCACAATATAGAAGATTGGTGGGGAGTCTGATATACCTAACAATCACTAGGCCGGATATAACCTATTCTGTGCATGTGTTGAGTAGGTTTATGCATGAGCCTCGCACACCACACAGGGAAGCAGCCCTTCGGATTTTGAAATATATCAAAAATACACCTAGACAAGGTTTGTTCTTCTTTTCTGAAAATGATTTGGCCTTAAATGCATATTGTGACTCGGACTGGGCAGGTTGTCCAACAACACGAAGATCAACTACGGGGTATTGTATTTTTTTGGGCTCTTCATTGATTTCTTGGAAGTCAAAAAGACAAAAGACTGTGTCTTTATCATCAGCGGAGGCCGAGTATCGAGCCATGGCTGGAACTTGTTGTGAATTATCATGGCTACGATATTTATTGAAAGATCTAGGTATACTGCATCAAAGACCGGCTCTGCTCCATTGTGACAATAAAGCAGCTCTTCACATTGTTGCTAACCCAGTTTTTCATGAGAGAACTAGGCACATAGAAATGGACTGTCACTTCATCCGGGACAAGATACAAGACGGTTCAGTTGTtacgagatttgttccttcttcCAATCAACTTGCAGATGTACTCACGAAGCCATTAGGGAAGGAAACTTTCTCAAAGATCATTCACAAGTTGGGAGTTCTCAatatccactctccaacttgagggggagtgttgagaagtCAATGATATCATTCCTGATATCTTGGCTTAGTTTTAGGAAACTATCTTGTAAAttgtttgtaatttatttgtgATTATCTGTAAACCCTAGAATGTAGGATCGGTTACTTCTTCGGCAAGTACTCTCTTTGTATAAAGTCTCTTAGTAtcaattgaagaaattaatCTTCTGCAAAATATTCTTTGCACTTTTTACCGACACAAATTAAGTTTGAGAGGATAGGGTAGAGGTGACAGGTGTCCAATGTAtccataaaataatacaaacgTCTCATAACCATAAAATGTGAGCTAAGGAGGAAGAATTCCATCCAAGAGAAAATCAAGGGGTGATCGATGCCAACTTTGTACGTTAATAAAGGGAAAAGTAAAAGAATGGTCATCGTCATAATAGTTTGTAGCTGATGATTGAACAGAATGAGAGAAAATAGAACTAAAGTTTGAAAGTCATATATCCACGCGTCTCGAACAAACATATGCCACAaacatgttttgtttttctttggatGGAATTGGAAGTCATAATATTTgaattaggggtgggcaaacgggtaaaGGAACCGCGGGTAGGGGCGGGTAGTGTAGGTTCGGGGCGGGTACGGGCCGggtctctttttttttgggaacaaacggggcggggcgggccGGGGCATGGTTATTTACGGGGCGGGTCGGTTCCTACACCTTAGAAAAACGGGGCCCCGGACCGGCCCGTTGCATATTATAATCAACGGTTGAGATTGAATGATAACCTATCATTCAATCTTAACCGTTAATTTGTAACCTAGGTTTCCAAATCAGTTTCAGACTTCAGTGTTCagtctcaaatctcaatctctccAACACTCCAACCCTTTCTCAAATTCGCGGCGCCGCTCCTCCGTCCACCTTCTCCGACACGACACGACTTCAGTGTTCACTTGTAGGAGGTGATGGGGATTTAGAGAAGGGTCCGATGACTGCACAGCCAAACCAGAACTCTCTGGCGGAGCCATCGCCGCCGCCGTCTCCGTCTTCCACGACGTCGGCGCCGGCTTTGGTGCTTTCCAACTCCGGAAAGCGGATGGACCAGGCGGGGAAGAAGTAAGCAGGTCACCGGGCGGCACAACGACACGGAGCTCCACTTGGCGGCTCAGCGCGCGGATCTAGCCGCCGTGAAGAAGATTCTCGGCGATATCGATTCGCAGATTGTGGGGGCAGTTAGCGGTGCGGAGTTTGATACGGAGGTGGCTGAGGTTCGGGCGGCGGTAGTGAATGAGGTCAATGAGCTGGGAGAGACGGCTTTGTTCACGGCGGCGGATAAAGGGCACCTTGATGTGGTTAAGGAGCTGTTGAAATATTCGAATCGGGAGATCGTTACGAAGAAGAACCGGTCCGGGTTTGACAAATTTGCCCTTGTTTTCTTGTGTTGGATCCCATCATGGAGTCCCGACGTATTTAAAATTATACACTTTGTGCAATCACATTCTCTAAAATTTAACAAGAAAAGTCAATCAGCAATGCAATTATGGATCTGGGATTTAATCTAAACTATTATTATATTGCTTACTTACATGTGATTAGTGTtttgattagggttttgatgtgTTAATAGGAGGAGGGGTTGCAGAAATTCCAAGCAgaagtggaggaggaggaagagaaggaaCAATGCAGTCCGGTTTCTGTATTGGACCCTCCGTTCCAAGACGATGATGAGGGACATGACGATGAAGACGGTTTTGATTTAAAGTGCAGCTATGCCAATGTGCTGAGTATCTAATAATTGCCATGCTGtactaaactttttttttaatctttataCCCTTGTTTGCTGGTTGTGTGGTCCTTTTCAATGAGCTTGTTACTGTTTGTTACGTAGGACATGAAAGTTCAAAGCAAAGATTGTTTTTGTCATGACACCATGCTTATCTTTGTGGGATCCATAGCCAGATTGCTTCTCCATGTTTTTATCAGTGTTTCGGTTCAGAAGTGTCGGTCAAAACGCTTGTTGTCTTTGTATCGATGTTACATACGTAATTTTGCAGTGACCATAACTGCATATGTGACCCACAGTTCTGTTTTCTGATGTCAATGTGCATGTGTTGGTTCATCAACCCTAGTTGTTCATTTCAAATTTGTGATTgtgttttgagagtttttagtgGTTTTCAGTTTTGATCATAccctttttattcatttataggCTCATTGATTGCCCTGCTTCAAAATGTGGCAATTATTCACCTATTTTTTGCATTTCTTCTTCCTGTTTTGTTATGGAACCTGTTGAAGGCACGAGAGTTGTTTCCCCCGTTCTCTGTTTTTCCTCGGTGTTATTACAGTTAAATAAAGATCCGTATATAGGACACGAGAGTAGGAGAGGATCAgttcaaagtttcaaaattaGAACTGCACATTAATAAATTTTGGAGGCATGTATATGTTTGTGTATGtgcctttattttgttttcccatCTGAGTAACAAATGTTGGTTCCTAAATGTGATATCAAAGTAACAGGTTATTTTTTAGTGTATGGACAACTCTTGTagcaattttgaattttcgaaCAAGTTACCAATTTTGGTCTTTCCTGCATTGAATTTACAGGAACAAAGCACCACCTTCTGCTGAAGCGTCGTAGATTTGAGCAATTGGCGGGGTTAGATCCAATTGAACTCGAAAAAAGAATgctagaagaagaagatggtgatgatgatgaatgtgaGAATATTCAACTAAGGGTCAGATCCTTAGTCTTTGCAAGGATATTCAATTAAAAGAAGTTTTCTTTAATCTATTCTTTCAAATCAATCAACTTTCGTTCTTAAATTAAGTGTGGCGTAATTAACTGGTAAATTGGTTTTAAGGTAATCCTTGTGGATACAATCTCATGCTTGCATATCTATACTATTATTGATTTGCAGGCTTGTGAGTAACTTAATTTGGGTCTTTTGAATCTCTATTTTTAGGTGTTTAAAAGTCTACAACATCCAGCTgcttgatttaaaaaataatgtgcagtttgcaatctgtgcagttttgtgcagattgcaatctgtgcagtttgcaatctgtattctgtacaattttttttttttttttcaaacaaccaaaaaaaaaaaaaaaaaaaggacccgtggacccggcccgaaccggcccgtttcagccgggccgggtaatgtc from Pyrus communis chromosome 4, drPyrComm1.1, whole genome shotgun sequence harbors:
- the LOC137732954 gene encoding ankyrin repeat-containing protein ITN1-like; amino-acid sequence: MTAQPNQNSLAEPSPPPSPSSTTRGRSKQVTGRHNDTELHLAAQRADLAAVKKILGDIDSQIVGAVSGAEFDTEVAEVRAAVVNEVNELGETALFTAADKGHLDVVKELLKYSNREIVTKKNRSGFDKFALVFLCWIPSWSPDEEGLQKFQAEVEEEEEKEQCSPVSVLDPPFQDDDEGHDDEDGFDLKCSYANVLRTKHHLLLKRRRFEQLAGLDPIELEKRMLEEEDGDDDECENIQLRVFKSLQHPAA